One part of the Glycine soja cultivar W05 chromosome 11, ASM419377v2, whole genome shotgun sequence genome encodes these proteins:
- the LOC114375064 gene encoding laccase-2-like isoform X1 — protein MIKPIPSSPSLFVAFLFATSFLWSFPEFVLATSKHGSATRHYKFDIRLRNVTRLCHTKSMVTVNGKFPGPRVVAREGDRIVVKVVNHVPNNVSIHWHGVRQLQSGWADGPSYITQCPIQTGQNYVYNFTIVGQRGTLFWHAHFSWLRATLYGPLILLPRRNESYPFEKPYKEVPIIFGEWWNADPEAVIAQALQTGAGPNVSDAYTFNGLPGPFYNCSNNETDTDTFRLKVKPGKTYLLRLINAALNDELFFSIANHTLVTVEADATYVKPFESDIIVLGPGQTSNVLLKTKAEYPNANFLMLARPYFTGMGTFDNSTVAGFLEYKNKPLAAPKNINIPTLKPFLPAINDTSFVANFSNKFFSLNPAKVPQIVDKSFFFTIGLGTSPCPKNQTCQGPNNSSKFAASMNNISFTLPSIALLEQHFFGQANNGIYTTDFPAMPLMPFNYTGTPPNNTLVGNGTKTVVIPFNTSVQVVLQDTSILGAESHPLHLHGFNFYVVGQGFGNFNPNTDPQIFNLFDPVERNTVGVPSGGWVAIRFLADNPGVWLMHCHFDVHLSWGLRMAWIVEDGKLPNQKLPPPPADLPKC, from the exons ATGATCAAACCTATTCCTTCATCACCTTCACTTTTTGTGGCATTCCTCTTTGCCACCAGCTTCCTTTGGTCTTTTCCCGAATTTGTTCTCGCTACTTCAAAGCATGGAAGTGCTACAAGGCACTACAAGTTTGAT ATAAGGTTGAGAAACGTTACGAGGCTGTGCCACACGAAGAGCATGGTTACCGTGAACGGAAAGTTCCCTGGGCCTAGAGTTGTTGCAAGAGAAGGTGACAGAATAGTGGTAAAGGTGGTTAATCATGTTCCCAACAATGTCAGCATACACTG GCATGGAGTGAGACAGCTTCAAAGTGGATGGGCAGATGGTCCATCTTACATAACTCAATGCCCGATTCAAACTGGCCAGAATTATGTGTACAACTTCACCATTGTTGGACAAAGAGGAACCTTATTCTGGCATGCTCACTTTTCATGGTTAAGAGCCACTCTCTATGGACCCCTAATCCTCCTACCTAGGCGCAACGAATCTTACCCATTTGAGAAACCCTACAAGGAAGTTCCCATCATCTTTG GTGAGTGGTGGAACGCTGATCCAGAGGCTGTTATTGCACAAGCCCTTCAGACAGGGGCTGGCCCAAATGTCTCTGATGCCTACACTTTTAACGGACTTCCTGGACCCTTTTACAATTGCTCCAATAACG AGACAGACACGGACACTTTCAGGTTAAAGGTGAAACCAGGGAAGACATATCTTCTTCGTTTGATCAATGCTGCACTCAATGATGAACTCTTTTTCAGCATTGCAAACCACACCTTGGTAACTGTTGAAGCTGATGCTACTTACGTTAAACCTTTCGAGTCAGACATCATAGTCCTGGGGCCAGGACAAACCTCAAACGTTCTGTTAAAGACAAAAGCTGAGTACCCAAATGCCAATTTCTTGATGCTAGCAAGACCATATTTCACTGGCATGGGAACTTTCGACAATTCCACAGTTGCTGGCTTTCTAGAGTATAAGAATAAACCACTTGCTGCTcccaaaaatattaatattcccACTTTGAAACCATTTCTTCCAGCCATCAATGACACTTCCTTCGTTGCCAACTTTAGTAACAAATTCTTCAGTTTGAACCCTGCAAAGGTGCCTCAAATAGTTGACAAGAGCTTCTTCTTCACAATTGGACTTGGAACAAGtccttgtcccaaaaaccaaaCATGCCAAGGACCGAACAACAGTTCAAAGTTTGCAGCCTCAATGAACAACATATCTTTCACTCTTCCTTCCATAGCACTTCTTGAGCAACATTTCTTTGGGCAAGCTAATAATGGCATTTACACCACTGATTTCCCTGCCATGCCACTCATGCCATTCAACTACACGGGGACTCCACCGAACAACACTTTGGTCGGTAATGGAACAAAGACTGTGGTGATACCCTTTAACACAAGCGTGCAAGTGGTGCTTCAGGACACTAGCATTTTGGGAGCTGAGAGCCACCCCTTGCACCTTCATGGCTTTAATTTCTATGTTGTGGGTCAAGGCTTTGGGAACTTTAATCCTAACACTGACCCTCAAATATTCAATCTTTTTGACCCCGTTGAAAGGAACACTGTTGGTGTGCCCTCTGGTGGTTGGGTTGCAATCCGATTCCTTGCTGACAATCCAG GTGTTTGGCTGATGCATTGCCACTTTGATGTCCACCTTAGTTGGGGGTTGAGGATGGCTTGGATTGTTGAGGATGGGAAGCTACCTAATCAGAAGTTGCCTCCTCCACCAGCTGATCTCCCCAAGTGTTGA
- the LOC114374061 gene encoding ATP-dependent zinc metalloprotease FTSH 10, mitochondrial-like — protein sequence MIFSRIARSVSRSPRARNFLHGDGRLGTHVGVPRTNAYSEGAERVLGFARGYVSSARALSNGFVSNLPDFKSVAANPRIRRLFCSEAPKKKNYKNFYPKEKKEVPKGNDKKHESKDNSHANTENSGNFKEAFMKQVQNLITPLLLGMGLFLTSFSFGHREQEEISFQEFKNKLLEPGLVDHIVVSDKSVAKVYVRNTPRNQIDNEVVQETLPAKGSGGQYKYYFNIGSVESFEGKLEEAQEALGIDSHDFVPVTYSERSTFQEMTKVALTLLFLLSIGLMGARMQGQLGFGGSGGSKGARGIFNIGKAHTKVDKNAKNKVYFKDVAGCDEAKQEIMEFVHFLKNPKKYEELGAKIPKGALLAGPPGTGKTLLAKATAGESGVPFLCLSGSDFMEMFVGVGPSRVRNLFQEARQCSPSIIFIDEIDAIGRSRGRGGFSGANDERESTLNQLLVEMDGFGTTSGVVVLAGTNRPDILDKALLRPGRFDRQITIDKPDIKGRDQIFQIYLKKIKLDHEPSYYSQRLAALTPGFAGADIANVCNEAALIAARGEGTQVTKEHFEAAIDRIIGGLEKRNRVISKLERRTVAYHEAGHAVAGWFLEHAEPLLKVTIVPRGTASLGFAQYVPSENLLMTKEQLFDMTCMALGGRASEQVLIGRISTGAQNDLEKVTKMTYAQVAVYGFSDKVGLLSFPPTEGSYEISKPYSSKTAAIIDNEVRDWVNKAYEHTVQLIKEHKEQVAQIAELLLEKEVLHQDDLLRVLGERPFKVTEPTNYDRFKQGFIEEEEKVAESTIDTPEKGGGSSPLEPQVVPA from the exons ATGATTTTTTCAAGGATTGCGCGCTCCGTTTCGCGTTCGCCTCGCGCTaga AATTTTTTGCACGGTGATGGGAGATTGGGAACCCATGTCGGAGTGCCACGGACGAATGCGTATTCTGAAGGAGCCGAGAGGGTATTAGGATTTGCTAGGGGCTACGTGTCTTCTGCCAGAGCTCTTAGTAATGGCTTCGTTTCCAATTTGCCTGATTTTAAATCTGTTGCAGCAAACCCTAGGATTCGCCGATTGTTTTGCAGCGAAGCTCCGAAGAAGAAGA ATTATAAGAACTTCTATCccaaggaaaagaaggaagttCCGAAGGGAAACGACAAGAAACATGAGTCCAAAG ATAATTCACATGCAAACACCGAGAATAGTGGAAATTTTAAGGAAGCTTTCATGAAGCAAGTTCAAAATCTAATCACGCCATTATTATTGGGGATGGGGCTATTTCTTACATCCTTTTCGTTTGGTCATCGTGAACAAGAGGAG ATCAGCTTTCAGGAGTTTAAAAACAAGCTTTTGGAACCAGGATTAGTAGACCATATTGTTGTCTCAGATAAATCAGTTGCCAAAGTATATGTAAGGAACACTCCCCGCAACCAAATAGATAATGAAGTAGTCCAAGAGACCCTACCTGCAAAGGGATCTGGAGGCcagtataaatattatttcaatattGGAAGTGTTGAGTCTTTTGAGGGGAAGCTAGAGGAAGCGCAAGAAGCTCTGGGCATTGACTCTCATGATTTTGTGCCTGTAACATATTCTGAGAGGTCTACATTCCAGGAAATGACGAAGGTTGCTCTAACACTGTTGTTTTTGTTATCTATCGGGCTTATGGGGGCGAGAATGCAAGGTCAACTTGGTTTTGGTGGCAGTGGCGGCAGTAAGGGTGCACGTGGAATATTCAACATAGGAAAAGCCCATACTAAAGTAGACAAAAATGCCAAAAACAAG gtcTATTTTAAAGATGTTGCTGGTTGTGATGAGGCGAAGCAAGAAATTATGGAGTTTGTCCACTTCCTCAAGAACCCAAAGAAATATGAAGAACTCGGTGCAAAGATTCCAAAAGGTGCTCTCTTGGCCGGTCCTCCAGGCACAGGAAAAACCCTTTTAGCAAAAGCTACAGCAGGGGAGTCTGGTGTACCCTTTCTTTGTTTATCTGGTTCTGATTTCATGGAAATGTTTGTTGGTGTTGGACCATCTAGGGTGAGAAACTTGTTTCAGGAAGCAAGACAGTGTTCACCTAGTATCATATTTATTGATGAGATTGATGCAATTGGTCGATCAAGGGGGCGTGGTGGTTTTTCTGGTGCAAATGATGAACGTGAAAGTACTTTAAATCAGCTGTTGGTGGAGATGGATGGTTTTGGAACCACTTCTGGAGTTGTTGTGTTGGCAGGAACAAATAGGCCTGATATCTTAGACAAAGCTCTTCTTAGGCCTGGGCGATTTGACCGCCAGATAACAATTGACAAACCTGATATTAAAGGTCGTGACCAGATATTTCAGATCTACTTGAAGAAAATCAAACTTGATCACGAGCCTTCATATTATTCTCAAAGGCTTGCAGCCCTTACACCTGGATTTGCTGGAGCAGACATTGCTAATGTCTGCAATGAAGCTGCTCTGATTGCTGCAAGAGGTGAAGGAACACAAGTGACAAAGGAACATTTTGAGGCAGCCATTGATAGGATCATTGGTGGCTTGGAAAAGAGGAACAGG GTAATAAGCAAGCTGGAAAGGCGTACTGTTGCCTACCATGAAGCAGGCCATGCTGTTGCAGGTTGGTTCTTGGAACATGCCGAGCCCTTGTTGAAAGTAACTATTGTTCCACGTGGCACCGCCTCTCTTGGGTTTGCTCAATATGTTCCCAGTGAGAACCTTCTCATGACAAAGGAGCAGCTTTTTGATATGACTTGTATGGCACTTGGTGGTCGGGCTTCTGAGCAG GTTCTTATAGGGAGAATCTCAACAGGAGCACAAAATGACTTGGAAAAAGTGACCAAGATGACGTATGCCCAAGTAGCAGTTTATGGTTTTAGCGACAAAGTGGGGCTCCTCTCCTTCCCTCCAACTGAGGGCTCATATGAGATTTCCAAACCATACAGCAGCAAAACTGCTGCAATCATCGATAACGAAGTGCGTGATTGGGTGAACAAAGCATATGAACATACGGTTCAGCTAATCAAGGAACACAAGGAGCAAGTGGCTCAAATTGCAGAGTTGCTGCTTGAAAAAGAAGTACTTCACCAGGACGACTTGCTTCGAGTTTTGGGCGAGCGGCCGTTCAAGGTCACTGAACCCACCAATTATGATAGATTTAAGCAAGGTTTTATAGAGGAAGAGGAAAAGGTTGCAGAAAGCACCATAGATACGCCGGAGAAAGGTGGTGGGTCTTCACCTTTAGAGCCCCAGGTTGTTCCCGCATAG
- the LOC114375064 gene encoding laccase-2-like isoform X2: protein MIKPIPSSPSLFVAFLFATSFLWSFPEFVLATSKHGSATRHYKFDIRLRNVTRLCHTKSMVTVNGKFPGPRVVAREGDRIVVKVVNHVPNNVSIHWHGVRQLQSGWADGPSYITQCPIQTGQNYVYNFTIVGQRGTLFWHAHFSWLRATLYGPLILLPRRNESYPFEKPYKEVPIIFGEWWNADPEAVIAQALQTGAGPNVSDAYTFNGLPGPFYNCSNNDTDTFRLKVKPGKTYLLRLINAALNDELFFSIANHTLVTVEADATYVKPFESDIIVLGPGQTSNVLLKTKAEYPNANFLMLARPYFTGMGTFDNSTVAGFLEYKNKPLAAPKNINIPTLKPFLPAINDTSFVANFSNKFFSLNPAKVPQIVDKSFFFTIGLGTSPCPKNQTCQGPNNSSKFAASMNNISFTLPSIALLEQHFFGQANNGIYTTDFPAMPLMPFNYTGTPPNNTLVGNGTKTVVIPFNTSVQVVLQDTSILGAESHPLHLHGFNFYVVGQGFGNFNPNTDPQIFNLFDPVERNTVGVPSGGWVAIRFLADNPGVWLMHCHFDVHLSWGLRMAWIVEDGKLPNQKLPPPPADLPKC, encoded by the exons ATGATCAAACCTATTCCTTCATCACCTTCACTTTTTGTGGCATTCCTCTTTGCCACCAGCTTCCTTTGGTCTTTTCCCGAATTTGTTCTCGCTACTTCAAAGCATGGAAGTGCTACAAGGCACTACAAGTTTGAT ATAAGGTTGAGAAACGTTACGAGGCTGTGCCACACGAAGAGCATGGTTACCGTGAACGGAAAGTTCCCTGGGCCTAGAGTTGTTGCAAGAGAAGGTGACAGAATAGTGGTAAAGGTGGTTAATCATGTTCCCAACAATGTCAGCATACACTG GCATGGAGTGAGACAGCTTCAAAGTGGATGGGCAGATGGTCCATCTTACATAACTCAATGCCCGATTCAAACTGGCCAGAATTATGTGTACAACTTCACCATTGTTGGACAAAGAGGAACCTTATTCTGGCATGCTCACTTTTCATGGTTAAGAGCCACTCTCTATGGACCCCTAATCCTCCTACCTAGGCGCAACGAATCTTACCCATTTGAGAAACCCTACAAGGAAGTTCCCATCATCTTTG GTGAGTGGTGGAACGCTGATCCAGAGGCTGTTATTGCACAAGCCCTTCAGACAGGGGCTGGCCCAAATGTCTCTGATGCCTACACTTTTAACGGACTTCCTGGACCCTTTTACAATTGCTCCAATAACG ACACGGACACTTTCAGGTTAAAGGTGAAACCAGGGAAGACATATCTTCTTCGTTTGATCAATGCTGCACTCAATGATGAACTCTTTTTCAGCATTGCAAACCACACCTTGGTAACTGTTGAAGCTGATGCTACTTACGTTAAACCTTTCGAGTCAGACATCATAGTCCTGGGGCCAGGACAAACCTCAAACGTTCTGTTAAAGACAAAAGCTGAGTACCCAAATGCCAATTTCTTGATGCTAGCAAGACCATATTTCACTGGCATGGGAACTTTCGACAATTCCACAGTTGCTGGCTTTCTAGAGTATAAGAATAAACCACTTGCTGCTcccaaaaatattaatattcccACTTTGAAACCATTTCTTCCAGCCATCAATGACACTTCCTTCGTTGCCAACTTTAGTAACAAATTCTTCAGTTTGAACCCTGCAAAGGTGCCTCAAATAGTTGACAAGAGCTTCTTCTTCACAATTGGACTTGGAACAAGtccttgtcccaaaaaccaaaCATGCCAAGGACCGAACAACAGTTCAAAGTTTGCAGCCTCAATGAACAACATATCTTTCACTCTTCCTTCCATAGCACTTCTTGAGCAACATTTCTTTGGGCAAGCTAATAATGGCATTTACACCACTGATTTCCCTGCCATGCCACTCATGCCATTCAACTACACGGGGACTCCACCGAACAACACTTTGGTCGGTAATGGAACAAAGACTGTGGTGATACCCTTTAACACAAGCGTGCAAGTGGTGCTTCAGGACACTAGCATTTTGGGAGCTGAGAGCCACCCCTTGCACCTTCATGGCTTTAATTTCTATGTTGTGGGTCAAGGCTTTGGGAACTTTAATCCTAACACTGACCCTCAAATATTCAATCTTTTTGACCCCGTTGAAAGGAACACTGTTGGTGTGCCCTCTGGTGGTTGGGTTGCAATCCGATTCCTTGCTGACAATCCAG GTGTTTGGCTGATGCATTGCCACTTTGATGTCCACCTTAGTTGGGGGTTGAGGATGGCTTGGATTGTTGAGGATGGGAAGCTACCTAATCAGAAGTTGCCTCCTCCACCAGCTGATCTCCCCAAGTGTTGA
- the LOC114373429 gene encoding ubiquitin recognition factor in ER-associated degradation protein 1-like, giving the protein MQSAGDLSDSLNRALSPTGWDDVSDYSARRAIFQDVYRCFPACFIEKSNLENGGKIIMPPSALRRLAYLDIEYPMVFELRNSSAEIVTHCGVLEFTADEGIIHMPEWMMKNMKLQEGNTVILKNTQVPRATYVKLQPHTKDFLDISNPKSILEISLRSYSCLTTGDTIMIPYNNKKYYIDIVETKPSNAISVIETDCEVDFAQPLDYIEPEKLLPSASSDKGCTEVHDDSATQTAQIVPFTGFGRRVDGKPCTQSVEETCSMLNLLKTEKETKNCNSKISNTASRRASGKLVFGSNANTPKIQTPPKASLKIKTQESSKKEEESKFQAFTGKKYSLID; this is encoded by the exons GCTTTGTCACCGACTGGCTGGGATGATGTATCGGATTACAGTGCACGGCGTGCGATCTTTCAAGATGTTTACCGTTGCTTCCCTGCATGCTTCATCGAAAAA TCAAATCTGGAAAATGGTGGTAAAA TTATCATGCCCCCTTCAGCCCTGCGTCGGCTTG CATATTTGGACATAGAGTATCCTATGGTATTTGAACTGAGAAATTCTTCTGCTGAAATTGTTACTCACTGTGGAGTCCTAGAATTTACTGCTGATGAGGGGATTATACATATGCCAGAATGG atgatgaaaaatatgaaactaCAAGAGGGAAACACTGTGATTCTGAAAAACACCCAAGTTCCAAGAGCAACATATGTGAAGCTGCAGCCTCACACCAAGGACTTTTTGGACATCTCCAATCCAAAATCCAT CTTAGAGATTTCACTGAGGAGCTACTCTTGTTTAACAACCGGTGACACTATAATGATTCCTTACAACAACAAGAAATATTACATTGACATAGTGGAAACTAAGCCCTCTAATGCAATCAGTGTAATTGAAACAGACTGTGAAGTTGATTTTGCTCAACCTCTTGATTACATAGAACCTGAGAAACTGTTGCCATCTGCTTCATCTGATAAAGGATGCACTGAAG TTCATGACGATTCGGCAACACAGACTGCCCAGATCGTTCCATTCACTGGTTTTGGAAGACGTGTGGATGGCAAACCTTGTACACAATCAGTTGAAGAAACTTGTTCAATGCTAAATCTGCTAAAGACTGAAAAAGAAACCAAGAATTGCAATTCTAAAATATCAAATACTGCTTCACGTAGAGCTTCTGGAAAGCTTGTGTTTGGGTCAAATGCAAATACACCCAAAATTCAGACACCCCCAAAG GCTTCtctgaaaataaaaactcaagAGTCATCTAAGAAGGAGGAAGAGTCAAAATTTCAAGCTTTCACGGGAAAGAAGTATTCCTTAATTGATTGA
- the LOC114374073 gene encoding E3 ubiquitin-protein ligase SDIR1-like, with protein MSFVFRGSRGDIESGFSEYVPERTLMRVHPARPVNGNSLAFLITVILIFMILNSPQMLHHFLLWVVLAIFVMATSLRMYATCQQLQAQARAHAAAASGLLGHTELRLHMPSSIAIATRGRLQGLRLQLALLDREFDELDYDTLRALDSDTASSTRSMTEEEINALPIHTYKVPVPPKDGSAGLASSSGAAEIKQASGGTEAGAKGSEDELTCTICLDQVKRGELVRSLPCLHQFHANCIDPWLRQQGTCPVCKLRIGSVSGGNRESESDGSDIA; from the exons ATGAGTTTTGTCTTCCGAGGGAGTAGGGGAGATATTGAAAGTGGCTTTTCAGAATATGTTCCTGAAAGAACCTTGATG CGGGTTCATCCAGCTCGACCAGTTAATGGCAATTCTCTAGCTTTTCTTATCACAG TTATTTTGATATTCATGATATTAAACTCCCCTCAGATGTTACATCATTTTTTG CTCTGGGTTGTACTGGCTATCTTTGTGATGGCTACAAGTCTGAGGATGTATGCAACTTGTCAACAGCTTCAAGCACAGGCCAGGGCTCATGCTGCAGCAGCCTCTGGGTTGCTTGGCCATACTGAACTTCGTCTTCACATGCCATCATCTATTGCGATTGCAACCAGAGGAAGATTGCAGGGACTTAGACTTCAGCTTGCACTTCTTGACCGTGAATTTGATGAGCTAG ATTATGACACTTTGAGAGCTCTGGATTCTGATACTGCTTCTAGTACTCGTTCAATGACCGAGGAAGAGATAAATGCCTTGCCTATTCACACTTATAAAGTTCCAGTCCCACCAAA AGATGGCTCAGCTGGTTTGGCGTCCTCTTCAGGTGCAGCTGAG attaaacaagccTCTGGAGGAACAGAGGCAGGTGCCAAAGGTTCAGAAGATGAGCTGACATGTACTATATGCTTGGACCAAGTTAAGAGGGGAGAGCTTGTTCGTAGCTTACCATGCTTGCATCAG TTTCATGCAAACTGCATTGATCCATGGCTCCGACAACAAGGAACATGTCCTGTGTGCAAATTAAGGATAGGGTCGGTAAGTGGGGGAAACAGGGAAAGCGAGTCCGATGGTTCAGATATTGCCTAG
- the LOC114374105 gene encoding uncharacterized protein C24B11.05-like: MEDGHKFQEVPKPKYDCLLFDLDDTLYPYSSGVSVQIAKNIDEFMIQKLGMEAAKVAELNYPLYKTYGTTMAGLRAIGYDFDYDDFNSFVHGRLPYDVLLKPDPVLRGILQSLPVRKLIFTNADSNHAIRALKTLGLEDCFESIISFDTLNPSNNTNPSYNKDGSESRSTTSEIFYFCEYIRPAESDMVLPRTPVVCKPFDDAFENAFKLADIDPQRTLFFDDSIRNLLTAKRLGLHTVAVGTSVRTTGVDHALESIHNIKEAFPELWDAADEKHEFVQYKVGIEVKA, translated from the exons ATGGAAGACGGGCATAAGTTCCAGGAAGTTCCAAAGCCAAAATATGATTGTCTTTTATTTG atCTTGATGACACCCTTTATCCTTATAGTTCTGGAGTCTCAGTGCAAAtagcaaaaaatattgatg AGTTTATGATTCAAAAGCTGGGGATGGAGGCTGCCAAAGTTGCCGAATTGAACTATCCATTATATAAGACTTATGGGACGACGATGGCTGGTTTAAGG GCAATTGGCTATGACTTTGACTATGATGACTTTAACAG TTTTGTTCATGGGAGATTGCCATATGATGTGCTGCTGAAACCAGATCCTGTTCTCAGGGGCATTTTGCAAAGCCTGCCTGTTAGGAAACTT ATTTTTACGAATGCTGACTCAAACCATGCGATTAGAGCGCTTAAAACCCTTGGACTGGAGGACTGCTTTGAAAGTATTATAAGCTTTGACACTCTGAATCCCTCCAACAACACCAATCCTTCTTATAATAAAGATGGCAGTGAATCCCGATCAACCACCTCcgaaattttttacttttgtgaGTACATAAGACCGGCGGAATCTGATATGGTGCTTCCAAGGACCCCAGTTGTCTGTAAACCCTTTGATGATGCATTTGAAAATGCTTTCAAGTTAGCAGATATTGACCCACAAAGAACA TTGTTTTTTGATGACAGCATCCGCAACTTATTGACAGCCAAACGCTTGGGCCTCCACACAGTTGCA GTTGGTACATCTGTTCGTACCACCGGAGTGGATCATGCATTGGAGAGTATTCATAATATCAAGGAGGCATTCCCTGAGCTTTGGGATGCTGCTGACGAGAAGCATGAATTTGTGCAGTACAAGGTTGGAATTGAAGTAAAAGCTTAG